The DNA region TTCATTAAAGCTTGTTTTTTCTGCACGTTTAAACCTAAGCATCAGGCATTATCCACTATCCATTATCCATACAGAGAAGTGTTCCATTATCGCTTATGCGCCCGGAGACCATCATATCGATCAGAGCACAGAAATTACATTATTACAGCAAAAAAGAAATGCTCCCTGTCATGGTCAAGGGTAAACTTGAAATCTACCAACACACATAAAGCATGGTTGTAAATGACAGATTCTTCACTTCAGATAGAAGCCATAAAAGCATTTTCAGACAATTATATCTGGTTAATTACCGCCGCCGGGACTCAGGACTGTTTTGTCGTTGACCCCGGTGACGCCAGGCCTGTACTGGAAACCCTTGAAGCCAGAAACCTGAACCTTACCGGCATTCTTGTCACGCATCACCACGCCGACCATACTGGCGGTATTCCTGAACTGCTCCAGCACTTCGAAGCCAGAATCTATGGACCTGCCAACGCTTCAATCCGTTCTCTTACGGACATTCTGAATGACGGTGACACTGCCGACGTACTCGGTCATCCGTTCCAGGTATTTCGTGTTCCCGGCCACACTCTGGATCACATTGCCTACTACAGTTCGCAGCAGCTTACCCTGTTTTGTGGTGACACACTGTTTTCGGGCGGGTGCGGCCGACTGTTTGAAGGTACACCTCAGCAGATGTACGAGTCACTGAACAAGTTCAGGCAGTTACCTGATTCTACCCGGGTGTTCTGTGCTCATGAATACACGGCCAGTAACCTCAGGTTTGCTATTGCAGTAGAACCCGGGAATCAGGATATTGCCGATTATATCGTCCGTGTTGAACAACTCAGGCATCAGGACATCCCAACGATCCCGACTTCCATTGGACTGGAAAAACGCATTAACCCTTTCCTGAGAACCAGCGATAATACAGTTATCCTCAGTGCTGGAAACCGACTTAACGTTAATGCAGTTGACCAGAAAATACCCGAACCCGAAGTACTAAGGGTAATCCGTGAATGGAAGGATAATTTCCAGTAATGGTACAATAGTAAGCTACCCGGATTTCAGAACCTGATTTATGTCTCTATCGCAACCGAGCTGCAACAAAAATACGTCTGTTAACCCGACAGATTTCAAGTCAGAAAAAAAATCGATCGCCAGGCTGGCGGGCACTGCAGCTATGATGCTCGTATTAACCGGCTGTCAGACCGTTAATGATTTGGATACGGGCAGCACTGAGGCTGTACAGAAAAAAACGGTTCATCAGCCCGTTGCCAGGGCAAAAAAGACCAAAGCCCCCACCGCTAAACCCGTGGTAGAAAAGCGTCCGCAGGATCTGTGGGAACGCATCCGCCGTGGGCTGGGCATGAATCTGGACAATAATCACCCCTGGGTGATGACAGAGTTGCGCTGGTATGCCAAAAATCAGGGTTACTTCAACCGGGTAGCTGACCGCTCAGCACCTTACCTCTATTTCATTATCAAGGAAGCGGAAGAGCGTGGCGTACCGCTGGAGCTGGCTTTGATGCCAGTGGTTGAAAGTGCGTATGACCCTTTTGCCTATTCCCATGCAGGGGCATCCGGTTTGTGGCAGTTCATGCCCGCTACCGGGACTGACTACGGCCTTGAGCAAAACTGGTGGTACGACGGTCGTCGTGATGTTGTTGCCGCTACCCGTGCCGCACTGGATTACATGGTTCGCCTGCACAATGCGTTCGGCGACTGGGAGCTGGCACTGGCTGCCTTTAACTCCGGCCCGGGCCGGGTACAGAGAGCGATAAACAGAAACCGCAGTAAAGGCAAGCCTACAACCTTCTGGGATCTGGGACTCCCACGGGAAACCACTGCCTATGTTCCCAAGCTGATCGCACTGGGCAAGATCGTCCGTGATCCTGAAAAATACGGTATCAGCCTGAAACCCGTTCCCAACAAACCCTATTTCGCCAAGGTAAAGACCGGTGGTCAGCTGGATATGGCAAAAGCCGCAGAACTGTCCGGGATTTCCCTGAACGAACTCTATCGTCTGAATCCCGGGCTTAACCGCTGGTCCACCCCACCGGAAGGTCCGGATCATTTGCTGGTACCGGTTGATAAAGCCAAATCGTTCCAGAAAGAGCTGGCCGGTCTGCCCGCAGAAGACCGGTTGCGCTGGAAACGCTATACCGTCAAGTCCGGCGACAGCCTCAGTACCATTGCCAGACGCTACGAAACCCGCAGCCAGCTGATCCGGGAAGTCAACAAAATGGACGGCGATATGATTCGCGTTGGCCAGAGCCTGCTGATTCCGGTACCTGCCAATGGCAAGGAAAACTACACCCTGACGGCAAGCCAGCGCCGCAAGGCTCAGCAGAACAGCAACGTGTCAGGCCGCTATAAGGTCGATTACACCGTTAAGTCCGGCGACAGTTTCTGGACCATCTCCCGCCAGTTCAGCGTCGGCATCAATGAACTGGCCCGCTGGAACAATATGGCACCACGGGACACTTTGCGAGTCGGCCAGAAACTGGCCATATGGAGCAAAGGCTCCGGCAGCAGCGACAGCATCATTCGCAGGGTGAACTATACCGTTCGTTCCGGTGACTCCCTGTCCCGAATTGCTGACCGCTTTAATGTACAGGTGCAGCAGATTGAAAACTGGAACAGCTTTGACAGCAAATACATCCATCCCGGTCAACTGCTGACTCTCTATGTGGATGTTACCCGTGCTTATGATTAAGGCATAATTGTCCTCGCTCTTTTCCCACTCTTCGCAGAATCAGTGCTATAACTATTTTCACTGGTTCTGCGGATTCCTCCCTTGTTTTATAAACAGAACATTTATAAAAAGAACAATAACGGCTGTTCGTTTACCCTTGCTCTGCTACTGACCTTTGCGACTCAGTTCATTCAGGCGCAGAATTCTGTTACTTCTCAGGAGCCGGACTGGCAACATGCCCTCAGCCTTGGCGACAAACCGGTCTATTCAAAAGACTTTCCCTGGTTTAAATCCATCAATCCTGATGCCCCGAAAGGCGGTCATGTAAACTTTCCGGTCCATGGTAGCTTTGACAGCCTGAACCCTTACATCATCAAAGGTTCTACACCCTCTGCTGCGCCGAATGTCTATCGATATGGTGCGCTGGAGCTGAATGAGCCACTGATGGTTGGAATGAATGTCTATGCCCCTGCCCAGGACGAGCTGGGGACTCTCTACGGCCTGATCGCCCACTCCGTTGCCCTGTCAAAAGACAGGCAAACCCTTGAATTCAAACTGCGCCCTGAAGCCCGTTTCCATGACCGGCAACCAATCACCAGCGACGATGTCCTGTATACCTTCAAACTGTTAAAAGAACACGGCGCACCTCAATACCAGATGTTGCTGGAACAGGTAGACAATCTGGAAGCCCCAGGTCCACACCATGTACGTTATACACTGAAACCCCCTGTATCCAGAACCCTGCCCCTGCATATCGCTGAACTGCCCGTATTGCCCAAACACTACTGGGAGAAACATGATTTCTCACAGACAACGCTGGAGCCACCCCTGCTCAGTGGCCCCTACCGAATCACAAAAGTTAATCCCGGCACCTCAGTCACTT from Endozoicomonas sp. NE40 includes:
- the gloB gene encoding hydroxyacylglutathione hydrolase, with translation MTDSSLQIEAIKAFSDNYIWLITAAGTQDCFVVDPGDARPVLETLEARNLNLTGILVTHHHADHTGGIPELLQHFEARIYGPANASIRSLTDILNDGDTADVLGHPFQVFRVPGHTLDHIAYYSSQQLTLFCGDTLFSGGCGRLFEGTPQQMYESLNKFRQLPDSTRVFCAHEYTASNLRFAIAVEPGNQDIADYIVRVEQLRHQDIPTIPTSIGLEKRINPFLRTSDNTVILSAGNRLNVNAVDQKIPEPEVLRVIREWKDNFQ
- a CDS encoding lytic transglycosylase; the encoded protein is MMLVLTGCQTVNDLDTGSTEAVQKKTVHQPVARAKKTKAPTAKPVVEKRPQDLWERIRRGLGMNLDNNHPWVMTELRWYAKNQGYFNRVADRSAPYLYFIIKEAEERGVPLELALMPVVESAYDPFAYSHAGASGLWQFMPATGTDYGLEQNWWYDGRRDVVAATRAALDYMVRLHNAFGDWELALAAFNSGPGRVQRAINRNRSKGKPTTFWDLGLPRETTAYVPKLIALGKIVRDPEKYGISLKPVPNKPYFAKVKTGGQLDMAKAAELSGISLNELYRLNPGLNRWSTPPEGPDHLLVPVDKAKSFQKELAGLPAEDRLRWKRYTVKSGDSLSTIARRYETRSQLIREVNKMDGDMIRVGQSLLIPVPANGKENYTLTASQRRKAQQNSNVSGRYKVDYTVKSGDSFWTISRQFSVGINELARWNNMAPRDTLRVGQKLAIWSKGSGSSDSIIRRVNYTVRSGDSLSRIADRFNVQVQQIENWNSFDSKYIHPGQLLTLYVDVTRAYD